A part of Bosea sp. (in: a-proteobacteria) genomic DNA contains:
- a CDS encoding TAXI family TRAP transporter solute-binding subunit yields the protein MTDMISRRGVVAGGLGLGAAALIGAPALAQAKQRLTIVTGGTGGVFYPYGGGLAKILTEKMPNMQATSQVTGGSVDNCKLVSAGDADIGFSTLDSAYDAMNGVGAYAKDGKLDVRLLAMLYDSFLHVVGAQGGNTPTVASLKGKRVSVGSAGSSTESIADRVIEAAGLNPKTDITRDNLGVAESAGALKDGKVAAFFWIGGIPTAAVRDLATSGQPPLQFIPTGEELGKLERQWPGLYRSFNLPANAYAGQAAAVAGLGVANVLVVSSKMKDDLVTATLNGIFNNLEEVQKVHPEARRLSLAGAAGKAAVPFHRAAEAFFKGKGVMS from the coding sequence ATGACGGACATGATTTCCCGCCGCGGCGTGGTCGCCGGCGGGCTCGGCCTCGGAGCTGCCGCGCTCATCGGCGCGCCTGCTCTTGCGCAGGCCAAGCAGCGGCTCACCATCGTCACCGGCGGCACTGGCGGCGTGTTCTACCCCTATGGCGGCGGCCTCGCCAAGATTCTCACCGAGAAGATGCCGAACATGCAGGCGACCAGCCAGGTCACCGGCGGCTCGGTCGACAACTGCAAGCTCGTCTCGGCCGGCGACGCCGACATCGGCTTCTCCACGCTCGACAGCGCCTACGACGCGATGAACGGCGTCGGCGCCTATGCCAAGGACGGCAAGCTCGACGTGCGCCTCCTGGCGATGCTGTATGACAGCTTCCTGCATGTCGTCGGCGCCCAGGGCGGCAACACCCCGACGGTGGCGAGCCTCAAGGGCAAGCGCGTCTCGGTCGGCTCGGCCGGCTCCTCGACGGAATCGATCGCGGACCGCGTGATTGAAGCGGCCGGCCTCAACCCGAAGACCGACATCACCCGGGACAATCTCGGCGTCGCCGAATCCGCAGGCGCGCTGAAGGATGGCAAGGTCGCCGCCTTCTTCTGGATCGGCGGCATCCCCACCGCTGCGGTGCGCGACCTCGCCACCTCCGGCCAACCGCCGCTGCAGTTCATCCCCACCGGCGAGGAACTGGGCAAGCTCGAGCGCCAGTGGCCCGGCCTTTACCGCTCCTTCAACCTGCCGGCCAACGCCTATGCCGGACAGGCTGCCGCAGTGGCAGGTCTTGGCGTCGCCAACGTGCTGGTGGTCAGCTCCAAGATGAAGGACGACCTCGTCACGGCCACGCTCAACGGCATCTTCAACAATCTCGAAGAGGTGCAGAAGGTCCATCCCGAGGCGCGAAGGCTCTCCCTGGCCGGCGCGGCCGGCAAGGCGGCCGTGCCGTTCCATCGCGCGGCCGAGGCCTTCTTCAAGGGCAAGGGCGTCATGTCCTGA
- a CDS encoding TRAP transporter fused permease subunit: protein MANSAPAGARPATPDGAAAPEAVSLTAEELERLSSDSEGGPAQRVGGWMGWLTGAACFGLAAYSLYWTQFAVNTTFYRSSFLSLTLALIFLLYPLVRGGVDAKPRRVTIEELVVALLGVGWMAFVISEGRIFQRSPFSGGLAVLIGLSFMAYPFITASRWLNQKQIFDWFLVIIAIWCTVHLSVYAEEIKTRATRPSPDDIVLGAALIALILETTRRTVGWILPAVTVLFLVYCYFGPSMPEPFDHRGFSLNRIIGQNYLTLEGIFSTPMDVAATFIILFTLYGAVLDRGGAGRFFIDWAFALFGKKPSPAAPGRAVVASGFLLGTVSGSGVATTVTVASLAWPMLKRSGYPAHVGGGLLSAAGIGATLSPPTLGAAAFIIAEYLDVSYLMVLIYATIPTILYYLSCWLMTEADTRRLDIKPVKTSDASLWELTKSQGYHFLSLGAIAVFLALGFSSFMAVFWSIAIAFTLSMVREDSRLVTIRAYLVGLGFGIVTWVFGQTSVPLSLGLHELFDGRSSVSACWAMAAATAFSGFQALQARRGGAPVGPDATRMIEAMADGARSTLGIIATCACAGIIVCVVNLTGLGLTLSGIIVEFGGGSRLMVIFLAAIAMWILGLAVPVTASYIIAAVMLVPALVKVGIPEPAAHMFMFYYAVLADVSPPTALAPFAASAICGGKPFRTMMQAWKYTLPAFLVPVMFCLTPEGMYLLMLTPDGKLPETFGHWMGVLAVLVASSFAIVGLVIGATAHILKPVTHVERILAAAGGFLLLTASPTYALTGGAALGAALLMHWLRVRGQTGKPAGAG, encoded by the coding sequence ATGGCCAACAGCGCACCGGCTGGAGCACGGCCTGCGACGCCAGACGGCGCCGCCGCGCCTGAAGCAGTGTCGCTGACGGCCGAAGAACTGGAACGGCTCTCGTCCGATTCGGAAGGCGGGCCCGCCCAGCGGGTCGGCGGCTGGATGGGCTGGCTCACCGGCGCGGCCTGTTTCGGCCTCGCGGCCTACTCGCTCTACTGGACGCAGTTCGCGGTCAACACCACCTTCTATCGCTCGAGCTTCCTGTCGCTCACGCTCGCGCTGATTTTCCTTCTCTATCCGCTGGTGCGCGGCGGCGTCGATGCAAAGCCCAGGCGCGTCACCATCGAGGAGCTGGTGGTCGCCCTGCTTGGCGTCGGCTGGATGGCCTTCGTCATCTCCGAGGGCCGCATCTTCCAGCGCAGCCCCTTCTCGGGCGGGCTCGCTGTGCTGATCGGCCTCTCTTTCATGGCCTACCCCTTCATCACGGCCAGCCGCTGGCTGAACCAGAAGCAGATCTTCGACTGGTTCCTCGTCATCATCGCCATCTGGTGCACCGTGCATCTCTCGGTCTACGCCGAGGAGATCAAGACCCGCGCCACAAGGCCGAGCCCTGACGACATCGTGCTGGGCGCAGCCCTGATCGCCCTCATCCTGGAGACGACGCGCCGCACCGTTGGCTGGATCCTGCCGGCGGTGACGGTCTTGTTCCTTGTCTACTGCTATTTCGGGCCGTCCATGCCCGAGCCCTTCGACCATCGTGGCTTCTCGCTCAACCGCATCATCGGGCAGAACTATCTGACCCTTGAGGGCATCTTCTCGACGCCCATGGACGTGGCGGCGACCTTCATCATCCTGTTCACGCTCTATGGCGCGGTGCTCGACCGCGGCGGCGCGGGCCGCTTCTTCATCGACTGGGCCTTCGCCCTGTTCGGCAAGAAGCCGTCGCCCGCCGCGCCCGGCCGCGCCGTCGTCGCCTCCGGCTTCCTGCTCGGCACCGTCTCCGGGTCGGGCGTCGCGACCACCGTCACGGTGGCGTCCCTGGCCTGGCCGATGCTCAAGCGCTCGGGCTATCCGGCCCATGTCGGCGGAGGGCTTCTCTCCGCCGCCGGCATCGGCGCGACGCTCTCGCCGCCCACGCTGGGGGCCGCAGCCTTCATCATCGCCGAATATCTCGACGTCAGCTACCTGATGGTCCTGATCTACGCGACGATCCCGACCATCCTCTATTACCTGTCCTGCTGGCTGATGACAGAAGCCGACACGCGCCGCCTCGACATCAAGCCCGTCAAGACCTCCGACGCCTCGCTGTGGGAGCTGACGAAGAGCCAAGGCTACCACTTCCTTTCGCTGGGAGCGATCGCGGTCTTTCTGGCGCTCGGATTCTCGTCCTTCATGGCCGTATTCTGGTCGATCGCCATCGCCTTCACGCTCTCCATGGTGCGCGAGGACTCGCGCCTCGTGACGATCCGCGCCTATCTGGTGGGGCTCGGCTTCGGTATCGTCACCTGGGTGTTCGGCCAGACGAGCGTGCCGCTCAGCCTCGGTCTGCACGAGCTGTTCGATGGCCGCAGCTCGGTCAGCGCCTGCTGGGCCATGGCCGCAGCCACCGCCTTCTCGGGCTTTCAGGCGCTGCAGGCCCGCCGTGGCGGCGCGCCCGTTGGCCCCGACGCCACGCGCATGATCGAGGCCATGGCCGATGGCGCGCGCTCCACGCTCGGCATCATCGCCACCTGCGCCTGCGCCGGCATCATCGTGTGCGTGGTCAATCTCACCGGGCTTGGCCTCACCTTGTCGGGCATCATCGTGGAGTTCGGCGGCGGCTCGCGGCTGATGGTGATCTTCCTCGCCGCGATTGCCATGTGGATACTCGGGCTCGCCGTGCCAGTGACGGCGAGCTACATCATAGCAGCCGTGATGCTGGTGCCGGCGCTGGTGAAGGTCGGCATCCCCGAGCCAGCCGCGCACATGTTCATGTTCTACTATGCCGTGCTCGCGGACGTGTCGCCGCCCACCGCTCTTGCACCCTTCGCCGCGTCCGCGATCTGCGGCGGCAAGCCCTTCCGCACGATGATGCAGGCCTGGAAATACACCCTGCCTGCCTTCCTCGTGCCGGTGATGTTCTGCCTGACGCCGGAGGGAATGTATCTGCTGATGCTCACGCCGGATGGCAAGCTGCCCGAAACCTTCGGGCACTGGATGGGGGTTCTGGCGGTTCTGGTGGCGTCCTCCTTCGCCATCGTCGGCCTTGTCATCGGCGCAACGGCGCACATCCTGAAGCCGGTCACGCATGTCGAGCGGATCCTCGCGGCGGCCGGCGGCTTCCTGCTCCTGACGGCGAGCCCGACCTATGCGCTCACCGGCGGCGCGGCTCTGGGCGCGGCGCTGCTGATGCACTGGCTGCGCGTGCGCGGGCAGACGGGGAAGCCGGCGGGTGCGGGGTGA
- the pdxY gene encoding pyridoxal kinase PdxY produces MNILSIQSHVAYGHVGNASAVFPMQRLGCEVWPIHTVQFSNHTGYGAWKGRVYDGAMIDEIMSGIADRGVLPSCDGVISGYMGSSDIGHAILSAVALVKAANSKALYACDPVIGDVGRGVFVRPGIPEFMRDRAVPMADLVTPNQFELEFLTGLPVATLTEAKAAVAALRRAGPSVVLLTSMVTAETPDDAIDMLAADGSGFWRVRTPKLGLSVNGAGDAIMALFFVHYARTRSAPQALGAAAASIHGLLRRTLEAGSREIVTVAAQDEFVSPSRQFAVETV; encoded by the coding sequence ATGAACATCCTCTCGATCCAGTCGCATGTGGCCTATGGCCATGTCGGCAATGCGTCCGCCGTGTTTCCCATGCAGCGCCTCGGCTGCGAGGTATGGCCGATCCACACGGTGCAGTTTTCCAACCACACCGGCTACGGCGCCTGGAAGGGTCGTGTCTATGACGGCGCGATGATCGACGAGATCATGAGCGGCATCGCCGATCGCGGAGTGCTGCCCTCCTGCGATGGCGTGATCTCGGGCTACATGGGCTCGTCGGACATCGGCCATGCCATCCTTTCGGCCGTGGCGCTGGTGAAGGCGGCCAACAGCAAGGCGCTCTATGCCTGCGATCCGGTGATCGGCGATGTCGGGCGCGGCGTCTTCGTGCGGCCCGGCATTCCCGAGTTCATGCGCGACCGGGCCGTCCCCATGGCGGATCTGGTGACGCCAAACCAGTTCGAGCTGGAATTCCTGACAGGCCTGCCGGTTGCGACGCTGACCGAGGCCAAGGCGGCTGTCGCGGCGCTCAGGCGGGCCGGGCCTTCAGTCGTCCTGCTCACCTCGATGGTGACCGCCGAGACGCCCGATGACGCCATCGACATGCTGGCGGCGGATGGCTCGGGCTTCTGGCGTGTGCGCACCCCGAAGCTCGGGCTCAGCGTGAACGGCGCGGGCGATGCCATCATGGCGCTGTTCTTCGTGCATTACGCGAGAACGCGCTCGGCTCCGCAGGCGCTGGGCGCCGCCGCCGCCTCGATCCACGGGCTGCTCAGGCGCACGCTGGAAGCCGGATCGCGCGAGATCGTCACCGTTGCGGCTCAGGACGAGTTCGTGAGCCCCTCGCGCCAGTTTGCGGTGGAGACGGTGTAG
- a CDS encoding ABC transporter substrate-binding protein, translated as MIIDRRTALAGLGLAGLGAMPLPALAQRAPEKSKVVLGVGGRALLYYLPLAIADRRGLFKAEGLDVEINDFAGGARSLQALVGGSVDVVAGAYEHTIRMQAKAQDIRAVVEMGRFPGIVIAVRKELAGRVRTAADFKGLKIGVTAPGSSTALTAQYAMVKAGLKPTDAPIIGIGGGASAVAAVVQGQVDVISHLDPVIAKLEADGLITTLIDTRTEAGSRSLFGGSNPAAVIYSRQDFIEKNPETTQRIVNAIVKSLKWLETATPDQIADTVPPEYHLGDRAVYLQAVAKLKESYSRDGISSAAGMQSVMDVLKALDPELAGATVDLGKTFNPAFARKAGA; from the coding sequence ATGATCATCGATCGCAGAACAGCCCTTGCGGGGCTCGGGCTCGCCGGGCTCGGCGCAATGCCGCTTCCAGCCCTCGCCCAGCGCGCGCCAGAGAAGAGCAAGGTCGTGCTCGGCGTCGGCGGCCGTGCGCTGCTGTATTACCTGCCGCTCGCCATCGCCGACCGGCGCGGCCTGTTCAAGGCCGAGGGCCTCGATGTCGAGATCAACGATTTCGCGGGCGGCGCCCGTTCGCTGCAGGCGCTGGTCGGCGGCTCGGTCGACGTGGTGGCGGGGGCCTATGAGCACACCATCCGCATGCAGGCCAAGGCGCAGGACATCCGCGCCGTGGTCGAGATGGGCCGCTTCCCCGGCATCGTGATCGCCGTGCGCAAGGAGCTGGCCGGCAGGGTGCGGACCGCCGCCGACTTCAAGGGCCTCAAGATCGGCGTGACTGCGCCGGGCTCATCCACCGCGCTGACGGCGCAGTATGCCATGGTGAAAGCCGGGCTGAAGCCCACCGACGCGCCCATCATCGGCATTGGCGGGGGCGCCAGCGCGGTCGCGGCCGTGGTGCAGGGGCAGGTGGACGTGATCTCCCACCTCGATCCGGTCATCGCCAAGCTCGAAGCGGATGGCCTCATCACAACGCTGATCGACACCCGCACCGAGGCCGGCAGCCGCTCGCTGTTCGGCGGCTCGAACCCGGCGGCCGTGATCTACTCGCGCCAGGACTTCATCGAGAAGAACCCCGAGACGACACAGCGCATCGTCAACGCCATCGTCAAGTCCCTGAAATGGCTCGAGACGGCCACGCCGGACCAGATCGCCGACACGGTGCCGCCCGAATATCATCTGGGGGACCGGGCTGTGTATCTGCAGGCCGTGGCCAAGCTCAAGGAAAGTTACTCGCGCGATGGCATCTCCAGCGCCGCGGGCATGCAGAGCGTGATGGACGTGCTCAAGGCGCTGGACCCCGAGTTGGCCGGCGCCACCGTCGATCTCGGCAAGACCTTCAATCCCGCCTTCGCCCGCAAGGCCGGCGCCTGA
- a CDS encoding ABC transporter permease — MTSHSRLKITLLRVLVAIGFLAAWHVATTTALFAEPKKMQFFFSTPIDVLARTWKQFMGGEIWYHLGITLTETVLAFVFGATGGVLCGFLFARRELLAAVFDPYIKAANALPRVVLAPIFALWFGLGIWSKVALGFTLVFFIVFFAVYQGVREVSQTVLANARMLGLNERQLMRHVYWPAAMTWMFSSLHTSVGFALVGAVVGEYLGSSAGLGYKIHEAESVFDVTGVFSGMLILTIFVLVLDTVVTLIEKRLLVWRPGQASTTVNG, encoded by the coding sequence ATGACCTCGCATTCGCGCCTCAAGATCACGCTGCTGCGGGTGCTGGTGGCCATCGGCTTCCTCGCGGCCTGGCATGTGGCGACGACCACGGCGCTGTTCGCGGAGCCGAAGAAGATGCAGTTCTTCTTCTCGACGCCGATCGACGTGCTGGCCCGGACCTGGAAGCAGTTCATGGGAGGCGAGATCTGGTATCATCTGGGCATCACGCTCACCGAAACCGTGCTTGCCTTCGTCTTCGGCGCGACGGGCGGTGTGCTGTGCGGCTTCCTGTTCGCGCGGCGCGAATTGCTCGCGGCCGTGTTCGATCCCTACATCAAGGCGGCCAACGCCCTGCCCCGCGTGGTGCTGGCGCCGATCTTCGCGCTGTGGTTCGGGCTCGGCATCTGGTCCAAGGTGGCGCTCGGCTTCACGCTTGTCTTCTTCATCGTCTTCTTCGCGGTCTATCAGGGCGTGCGCGAGGTCTCCCAGACGGTGCTCGCCAATGCGCGCATGCTGGGGCTGAACGAGCGGCAGCTGATGCGCCATGTCTACTGGCCGGCGGCAATGACATGGATGTTCTCGTCGCTGCACACCTCCGTGGGCTTCGCCCTGGTGGGTGCGGTGGTGGGCGAATATCTCGGCTCGTCCGCGGGCCTCGGCTACAAGATCCACGAGGCGGAAAGCGTGTTTGACGTCACCGGCGTGTTCTCGGGCATGCTGATCCTGACCATCTTCGTCCTCGTGCTCGATACGGTCGTGACCCTCATCGAGAAACGCCTGCTGGTCTGGCGGCCGGGGCAGGCCTCAACAACCGTCAACGGTTGA
- a CDS encoding ABC transporter ATP-binding protein: MHDGAAAAEAARPLRLETPAVSLSGIDIAFNLKDGGRYQAVRDVTIEVAPGEFVAVVGPTGCGKSTLLNAAAGLLQPSAGKVGILGRELSGINLQAGYLFQLDALMPWKTALQNVAVALEPQRVPAGEAEERARAWLARVGLRAFTDRYPHMLSGGQKKRVALAQVLIRDPKILLMDEPFGPLDAQTRQIMGNLLLDLWAQDRKAVMFVTHDLEEAISLSDRVLVMSAGPAAGIIGDYRVNLARPRDIADIRLDRDFHEIHRQIWQTLKVEVQKAYAAGEGRDMA, encoded by the coding sequence ATGCACGATGGAGCGGCTGCCGCCGAAGCGGCCCGGCCCTTGCGCCTCGAGACCCCGGCGGTGTCGCTCTCGGGCATCGACATCGCCTTCAACCTTAAGGATGGCGGGCGCTATCAGGCCGTTCGCGATGTGACAATCGAGGTCGCGCCGGGCGAATTCGTCGCCGTGGTCGGTCCCACCGGCTGCGGCAAGTCCACCTTGCTCAATGCGGCGGCAGGGCTGCTGCAGCCCAGCGCCGGCAAGGTCGGCATCCTGGGCCGCGAGCTTTCGGGCATCAACCTTCAGGCCGGCTATCTTTTTCAGCTCGACGCCTTGATGCCGTGGAAGACCGCCCTCCAGAATGTCGCCGTCGCGCTCGAGCCGCAGCGCGTGCCGGCGGGGGAGGCCGAAGAGCGGGCGCGGGCCTGGCTGGCGCGCGTGGGGCTTCGCGCCTTCACCGACCGCTATCCGCACATGCTCTCGGGCGGCCAGAAGAAGCGCGTGGCGCTGGCGCAGGTGCTGATCCGGGACCCCAAGATCCTCCTCATGGACGAGCCCTTCGGGCCGCTCGATGCGCAGACGCGCCAGATCATGGGCAACCTCCTGCTCGACCTCTGGGCGCAGGACCGCAAGGCGGTGATGTTCGTCACCCATGATCTGGAGGAGGCCATCTCCCTGTCCGATCGCGTGCTGGTGATGTCGGCAGGACCCGCCGCCGGCATTATCGGCGATTACCGGGTCAACCTCGCTCGCCCGCGCGACATCGCCGACATCCGGCTGGACAGGGACTTCCACGAGATCCACCGGCAGATCTGGCAGACCCTCAAGGTCGAGGTGCAAAAGGCCTATGCAGCTGGCGAGGGGAGGGACATGGCATGA
- a CDS encoding DedA family protein — protein MMESWMRTGAEFAQAHSEWAPLIVFLVAFGECIALLSFLIPATAFFAVFATAAGASGLAPLPLALAASAGAGLGFSVSYWFGQKVGPHAGDYWPLKNNPELLKRGHDFFERWGAPGVFLGHFVGPVRAVIALVAGIVKMPQLQFQMANWSASLVWGFMFFYGFGTFGEQLAR, from the coding sequence ATGATGGAAAGCTGGATGCGGACAGGCGCGGAGTTCGCCCAGGCCCATTCTGAATGGGCGCCGCTGATCGTCTTCCTCGTCGCTTTCGGAGAGTGCATAGCGCTGTTGTCCTTCCTGATACCGGCGACGGCCTTCTTCGCGGTCTTCGCGACAGCGGCCGGGGCCAGCGGGCTGGCCCCTCTCCCGCTCGCGCTGGCGGCCAGCGCAGGCGCTGGGCTCGGCTTCTCGGTGTCCTACTGGTTCGGCCAGAAGGTCGGACCACACGCTGGCGATTACTGGCCGCTCAAGAACAACCCGGAGCTGCTCAAGCGCGGGCATGACTTCTTCGAGCGCTGGGGCGCGCCCGGCGTCTTCCTCGGCCATTTCGTGGGGCCGGTGCGCGCCGTGATCGCGCTGGTCGCCGGCATCGTGAAGATGCCGCAACTGCAGTTCCAGATGGCCAACTGGTCGGCTTCGCTGGTCTGGGGCTTCATGTTCTTCTATGGCTTCGGCACGTTCGGAGAACAGCTCGCCCGATGA
- a CDS encoding DNA-binding protein: MRSSHLIASLAALMMAASPVLAQVAQPTAPARPATPAPAAPAAAQPAIPAAPARPATPATAQPATPATPAMPGAPAAAQPAIPARPAAEGQRVNLNTAAQADIDKLPQIGEARAKAILAERAKGRFTSWDNFVQRMQGTAVNQTAKDAIKDKVSF, from the coding sequence ATGCGCTCCTCCCACCTCATCGCCAGCCTCGCCGCCCTCATGATGGCGGCCAGCCCCGTTCTTGCGCAGGTTGCGCAGCCCACGGCCCCGGCCAGGCCCGCCACGCCGGCACCGGCGGCTCCTGCGGCCGCGCAGCCCGCAATCCCGGCGGCTCCCGCCCGACCGGCAACGCCTGCCACTGCCCAGCCTGCGACGCCCGCCACCCCGGCCATGCCGGGGGCCCCTGCCGCAGCGCAGCCCGCAATCCCTGCGCGCCCCGCTGCCGAGGGCCAGCGCGTGAACCTCAACACCGCAGCGCAGGCAGACATCGACAAGCTGCCCCAGATCGGTGAGGCCCGCGCCAAGGCGATCCTCGCCGAACGTGCAAAGGGCCGCTTCACGAGCTGGGACAATTTCGTCCAGCGCATGCAGGGCACGGCCGTGAACCAGACGGCGAAGGATGCGATCAAGGACAAGGTCAGCTTCTGA
- a CDS encoding glycosyltransferase family 39 protein, with the protein MMFHGGHNPARPARAALMVIAGALLLRLAMAFAIGLGTDEIYTLAVSRTLSLSYFDHPPLHQWITHGAAALLGEGRQVRLPFIALFAATSWLLYALTARLYGPAAGFWAVVTLNLSGFFTLSAGSWVVPDGVLVFMLALAGWAAARQLLPRPDEASSPWLDWLIIGAALGGAGLAKYHAALAALGLGLYLILTPRGRRALAHPAPWLGAGLALLIVSPVLVWNGAHGWVSFVFQAGRSQGGGFTPWLVPVSLLAQAGWLLPWVFVPLVAGAWLAWRSARDERSWLLMALALPSVLVFTLTPAFGNLGLPHWAMPGWFFIMPLAGLHLARLATEGDKPARWARMAAIGSVAVLALLASHAATGWLARIIPGLPRNDPTLETFGWDQLREALPAAGLGDLSGRFIIADGWQNAGRIDVALGGAVPVLPGTANPHHFAFIIDQSRLIGRDAIIIVRARREGQMRAALTDRFASLGSSVPLAVGRSGLREIELVAIPAQGFARPLPWPYGMAR; encoded by the coding sequence ATGATGTTTCACGGCGGCCATAATCCGGCAAGGCCCGCCCGCGCCGCCTTGATGGTGATCGCGGGGGCGTTGCTTCTGCGTCTCGCCATGGCCTTCGCCATCGGCCTTGGCACGGACGAGATCTACACGCTTGCCGTCTCCCGGACCCTTTCGCTCTCCTATTTCGACCACCCCCCCCTGCACCAGTGGATCACCCATGGCGCCGCGGCGCTGCTGGGCGAGGGGCGGCAGGTGCGCCTGCCCTTCATCGCCCTGTTCGCCGCCACCTCCTGGCTGCTCTATGCGCTGACGGCCCGTCTTTATGGTCCCGCCGCAGGCTTCTGGGCCGTGGTGACGCTGAACCTTTCCGGCTTCTTCACGCTCTCGGCCGGCAGCTGGGTGGTCCCCGACGGCGTGCTCGTCTTCATGCTGGCGCTGGCCGGCTGGGCCGCGGCGCGCCAGCTGCTGCCGCGGCCTGATGAAGCATCGTCGCCCTGGCTTGACTGGCTCATCATCGGGGCGGCGCTCGGCGGCGCGGGCCTCGCCAAATACCACGCCGCGCTCGCAGCCCTTGGCCTTGGCCTTTACCTCATCCTGACGCCGCGCGGACGCCGCGCTTTGGCCCATCCTGCGCCTTGGCTCGGCGCAGGCCTCGCCCTGCTCATCGTCTCGCCCGTGCTGGTCTGGAACGGCGCCCATGGCTGGGTCTCCTTCGTCTTTCAGGCGGGGCGCTCGCAGGGCGGCGGCTTCACGCCCTGGCTGGTTCCCGTTTCACTTCTGGCCCAGGCCGGATGGCTGCTGCCCTGGGTGTTCGTGCCCCTGGTGGCTGGCGCATGGCTGGCCTGGCGCAGCGCGCGCGACGAGCGCTCCTGGCTTCTCATGGCGCTGGCGCTGCCCTCGGTGCTTGTGTTCACGCTGACGCCGGCCTTCGGCAATCTCGGCCTTCCGCACTGGGCCATGCCCGGCTGGTTCTTCATCATGCCGCTCGCCGGCTTGCATCTGGCGCGGCTGGCCACGGAGGGCGACAAGCCGGCCCGCTGGGCCCGCATGGCCGCGATCGGCTCGGTTGCAGTGCTGGCGCTGCTCGCCAGCCATGCCGCCACCGGCTGGCTGGCGCGGATCATTCCCGGCCTGCCGCGCAATGATCCCACGCTGGAGACATTCGGCTGGGACCAACTGCGCGAAGCCTTGCCGGCCGCAGGCCTGGGCGATCTTTCCGGCCGCTTCATCATCGCCGATGGCTGGCAGAATGCCGGCCGGATCGATGTGGCGCTGGGCGGAGCCGTTCCGGTCCTGCCCGGCACGGCCAATCCGCACCATTTCGCCTTCATCATCGATCAGTCGCGCCTCATCGGCCGCGATGCGATCATCATCGTCCGGGCGCGCCGCGAAGGCCAGATGCGCGCGGCGCTGACGGACCGCTTCGCCAGCCTCGGGTCTTCCGTGCCGCTGGCGGTGGGGCGCTCTGGCCTGCGCGAGATCGAGCTGGTGGCGATCCCGGCGCAAGGCTTTGCCAGGCCGCTGCCCTGGCCCTATGGGATGGCGCGATGA
- a CDS encoding glycosyltransferase family 2 protein, whose product MTSARHALAPDLTVVVPTFNEAGNIRPLAARLAAALDGIAWEAIFVDDNSPDGTADVARALGREDPRIRCIKRIGRRGLSSACVEGMLAGHGGVVAVMDGDLQHDETILPRLFALVRSGEADLAVASRYVEGGSADSFSDIRGKGSRLATDLARKILKLGFKDPMSGFFATRRDVVEAAAPALSGEGFKILLDIAASHPTPLRVAEVPFVFGTRLHGASKMDNRVVADFLGLLVSKATGGLVSIRFLTFAAVGVSGVVVHLLALRGLLAIPALPFAAAQAGATLVAMTTNFTLNNMLTYKDRALSGFAFLKGLLGFYAVCSVGAIANVGVATWLFEGDQLWWIAGLAGAAMGAVWNYVFSDLVIWRKKR is encoded by the coding sequence ATGACAAGCGCCCGCCATGCACTGGCGCCAGACCTCACGGTCGTGGTGCCGACCTTCAATGAAGCCGGTAACATCCGCCCCCTCGCCGCGCGTCTGGCCGCGGCGCTGGACGGCATCGCCTGGGAGGCGATCTTCGTCGATGACAACTCGCCGGACGGCACGGCCGATGTCGCGCGCGCGCTCGGCCGCGAGGATCCGCGCATCCGCTGCATAAAGCGCATCGGCCGGCGCGGGCTGTCGAGCGCCTGCGTGGAAGGCATGCTGGCCGGCCATGGCGGCGTCGTCGCCGTGATGGATGGCGATTTGCAGCATGACGAGACGATCCTGCCGCGCCTGTTTGCGCTGGTGCGTTCGGGCGAAGCCGATCTCGCCGTGGCCAGCCGCTATGTCGAGGGCGGCAGCGCGGACTCGTTCTCGGACATTCGCGGCAAGGGCAGCCGGCTCGCCACCGATCTCGCCCGCAAGATCCTCAAGCTCGGCTTCAAGGATCCGATGAGCGGCTTCTTCGCCACGCGCCGTGATGTGGTCGAGGCTGCGGCTCCGGCACTTTCGGGCGAGGGCTTCAAGATCCTGCTCGACATCGCGGCCAGCCACCCCACGCCGCTGCGCGTCGCCGAGGTGCCTTTCGTGTTCGGCACGCGCCTGCACGGCGCCTCCAAGATGGACAACCGGGTCGTGGCGGATTTCCTCGGGTTGCTCGTCTCGAAGGCCACGGGTGGGCTCGTTTCGATCCGCTTCCTCACCTTCGCGGCGGTGGGCGTCTCCGGCGTCGTGGTGCATCTTCTGGCCCTGCGCGGCCTGCTGGCGATCCCCGCCCTACCCTTCGCGGCGGCACAAGCGGGCGCCACGCTGGTGGCCATGACCACCAACTTCACGCTGAACAATATGCTGACCTACAAGGATCGCGCGCTGTCAGGCTTCGCTTTCCTCAAGGGGCTCCTTGGCTTTTATGCCGTGTGCAGCGTGGGCGCGATCGCCAATGTCGGGGTCGCCACATGGCTGTTCGAGGGCGATCAGCTGTGGTGGATAGCCGGCCTCGCGGGCGCCGCCATGGGCGCCGTCTGGAACTATGTCTTCAGCGATCTGGTGATCTGGCGCAAGAAGCGCTGA